A single genomic interval of Pyrobaculum arsenaticum DSM 13514 harbors:
- a CDS encoding DUF2203 domain-containing protein, translated as MRYFTLKEANDVVKELRPLLKPVVEAVRRWDSLSEAELRELENQIQWLLRAAESEGFIIRDLGNGIVDFPALTKDGQLVYLCWKVDEPEVMFYHGPEGFRGRRRIRPELFA; from the coding sequence ATGCGCTACTTCACCCTCAAGGAGGCCAACGATGTGGTGAAGGAGCTTAGGCCGCTCCTTAAGCCGGTGGTGGAGGCCGTGAGGCGTTGGGACAGCCTCAGCGAGGCGGAGCTGAGGGAGCTTGAAAACCAGATCCAGTGGCTCCTACGCGCCGCGGAGAGCGAGGGCTTTATCATAAGGGATTTGGGCAACGGGATCGTGGACTTCCCAGCATTGACCAAAGACGGTCAGTTGGTCTATCTCTGTTGGAAGGTAGATGAGCCAGAGGTCATGTTCTACCATGGGCCGGAGGGGTTTAGGGGGCGGCGCCGGATCAGGCCGGAGCTGTTTGCCTAG
- a CDS encoding SWIM zinc finger family protein gives MLCREAARRVVYSHGNEVYIHSVERRGGWLVAMCYVRSESRRDECYQVVLKLRPGTRYFTGHCDCPDFKYRGGPCKHIVKAKVALREYLKIAKRVE, from the coding sequence GTGCTCTGCAGAGAGGCGGCGAGGCGGGTTGTATACAGCCACGGCAATGAAGTGTATATACACAGCGTGGAGAGGCGGGGAGGGTGGCTCGTGGCTATGTGCTACGTCAGGTCGGAGAGCCGCCGGGACGAGTGCTACCAGGTCGTGCTCAAGCTGAGGCCTGGGACGCGGTATTTTACCGGCCACTGCGACTGCCCCGACTTCAAGTACAGGGGTGGGCCTTGCAAGCACATAGTAAAGGCCAAGGTGGCGCTTAGGGAATACTTAAAAATAGCAAAGCGGGTTGAATAA
- the lysX gene encoding lysine biosynthesis protein LysX, giving the protein MRCNKKIRLTIHVLAYRFINATYSSAHGEIDFVYDIARLDEKLLLNELKARGLRPRFVNVEEIYIPDGVGDVGVIRVAARSRVIPLAFTYEHRGGISINSASSLVISHDKYLTYLKLREVGVPTPETYLVFSREAARAVAEKLAYPVIVKPTDGSWGRLVNLVKSEEDLSTLLAHRLAMDSQMHLFLVQQYINKPGRDIRVTVVGDRAVAAIYRISQGDWRTNTARGGRAEPVKIDPELEEIAVKASKAVGAFYSGVDVAESERGYLVIEVNGVPEFKNVQRVTGVNVAAEIAALVAELVKR; this is encoded by the coding sequence ATGAGGTGTAATAAAAAGATTAGGTTGACTATTCATGTATTAGCCTACAGATTTATAAATGCCACCTATTCGTCGGCACATGGGGAAATAGACTTCGTCTACGACATCGCCCGGCTAGACGAAAAACTCCTCCTAAACGAGCTTAAGGCCAGGGGTCTGAGACCCAGGTTTGTCAACGTCGAGGAGATCTACATCCCCGACGGTGTGGGGGATGTGGGAGTTATCAGAGTAGCGGCGCGGTCTAGGGTAATCCCACTAGCATTTACCTACGAACACCGCGGGGGCATTTCTATAAACAGCGCATCTTCGTTAGTAATCTCGCACGACAAATACCTCACATACTTAAAGCTGAGAGAGGTAGGCGTCCCCACTCCCGAGACGTATCTAGTGTTCAGCAGAGAGGCGGCCAGGGCGGTGGCCGAGAAGCTCGCCTACCCCGTAATAGTTAAGCCCACTGATGGGTCTTGGGGAAGACTTGTAAACTTGGTGAAGTCCGAAGAGGACTTGTCCACCCTCTTAGCTCACAGACTGGCGATGGACAGCCAGATGCACCTCTTCCTAGTCCAACAGTACATAAACAAGCCCGGCCGCGACATCAGAGTCACGGTAGTGGGCGACAGGGCTGTTGCCGCCATATACAGAATCAGCCAAGGCGACTGGCGCACTAACACAGCCCGAGGAGGCAGGGCGGAGCCCGTGAAGATAGACCCCGAGCTAGAGGAAATAGCTGTTAAGGCCAGCAAGGCCGTGGGGGCGTTTTACTCCGGGGTAGACGTAGCGGAGTCCGAGCGGGGTTATTTAGTCATCGAGGTAAACGGGGTGCCCGAGTTTAAAAACGTCCAGCGCGTCACCGGCGTCAACGTAGCGGCGGAGATCGCGGCGCTGGTGGCGGAGCTCGTAAAGAGGTGA
- a CDS encoding metal ABC transporter ATP-binding protein, with product MSLSVRSLTVIRDGTYVLQDVSFEARREFVLVAGPNGAGKTTLFLAVLSLVPYRGEICVDNICTEERTKKVGYVPQMLARGFNATVWEYVYLPAKFRKLADAATRAEEALKLVDLYPLRDRPILSLSGGQLQRAAIARALATGGDVLLLDEPLANVDPQGRIELIQLLRELKKNRTILMTSHELSMPSDLADKILLLNRRVVAYGTPDQVFSEEVLRKVYTYVRIAKTQYGYVCVTEDYAHPH from the coding sequence GTGTCTCTATCGGTGAGGAGCCTAACAGTGATCAGAGATGGGACGTATGTCCTACAAGACGTATCCTTTGAGGCGCGCCGGGAGTTCGTACTAGTGGCTGGGCCCAACGGCGCCGGTAAGACTACCCTCTTCCTCGCCGTGCTGAGCCTCGTCCCCTACAGAGGAGAGATATGTGTAGACAACATATGTACAGAGGAGAGGACGAAAAAAGTTGGGTACGTCCCTCAGATGCTGGCACGAGGCTTCAACGCCACTGTGTGGGAGTACGTATACCTACCCGCCAAGTTCAGAAAACTAGCCGACGCCGCAACGAGAGCAGAAGAAGCCCTAAAACTGGTCGACCTCTATCCGTTGCGGGACCGCCCCATCCTCTCGCTTTCAGGTGGCCAGCTCCAGAGAGCCGCCATCGCCAGGGCGCTTGCCACCGGTGGTGACGTGCTCTTGCTCGACGAGCCTCTTGCCAACGTAGACCCACAAGGCCGCATTGAGTTGATACAACTACTGAGAGAGCTGAAGAAGAACAGGACAATACTCATGACCTCCCACGAGCTGAGCATGCCCTCGGACCTCGCCGACAAGATACTCCTCCTAAACCGCCGAGTGGTGGCCTACGGCACCCCAGACCAGGTATTCAGCGAAGAGGTGCTGAGAAAAGTCTACACATATGTCAGAATCGCAAAGACGCAGTACGGCTACGTCTGCGTCACGGAGGATTATGCCCACCCGCACTGA
- a CDS encoding metal ABC transporter permease, with the protein MPTRTELAAAALAAAALAHAFFAQPLLFWPLVSLILSSAVLAMHSPLALSRRMTFLAHAQAHSILTAALAAAVTLAAVRAGMSVAQYYATVLTYVVLLNLAVLAVGRLGLREDVATGVVMSMQISATIILLFALRSLYSTTIDPVALITGEYVLITRDDVIMQIPFLAAATLYPIVFGTMYLYTAVDEHYAQATGVRLRLLDILFLVSMSVAVAASVYTLGSLMPAVLLVMPGAVAMRYTHKLTNLIPTAVSIALISVALAHFLYTLIPALWPTAAVGLALLALLLAKPENGLRKNKTSDTSVTMSE; encoded by the coding sequence ATGCCCACCCGCACTGAGTTGGCCGCAGCGGCGCTGGCGGCGGCGGCCCTTGCACACGCCTTTTTTGCACAGCCGCTACTGTTCTGGCCCCTTGTCTCCCTTATATTGTCGTCGGCGGTGCTGGCCATGCACAGCCCTCTTGCGCTGAGCAGGAGGATGACGTTTCTTGCCCACGCCCAGGCGCACAGCATATTGACAGCCGCCCTAGCCGCCGCCGTGACCCTCGCCGCCGTCCGCGCGGGCATGTCCGTCGCTCAGTACTATGCCACGGTGTTGACCTACGTCGTCCTCCTCAACCTCGCAGTCCTCGCCGTGGGGCGCCTCGGCCTAAGGGAGGACGTCGCCACCGGCGTGGTGATGTCCATGCAGATATCAGCAACGATAATACTCCTCTTCGCCCTGAGGAGTCTATATTCAACAACTATAGACCCAGTCGCGCTGATAACGGGGGAGTACGTGCTTATCACCCGGGACGATGTAATTATGCAGATTCCCTTCCTGGCCGCCGCTACTCTATACCCCATCGTCTTCGGCACTATGTACCTCTACACCGCTGTGGACGAGCACTATGCCCAAGCCACAGGCGTGAGACTAAGACTGTTAGACATCCTCTTCCTAGTCTCCATGTCTGTCGCAGTAGCGGCCAGCGTTTACACCCTCGGCTCACTCATGCCAGCAGTACTCCTCGTCATGCCAGGCGCCGTCGCCATGCGGTACACACACAAGCTGACGAACCTAATCCCCACAGCTGTTTCAATAGCGCTGATCTCAGTTGCACTGGCCCACTTCCTCTATACCCTCATCCCAGCGCTGTGGCCCACAGCGGCGGTTGGGCTCGCCTTACTCGCCCTACTACTCGCTAAGCCAGAAAATGGACTACGCAAAAACAAGACAAGCGACACATCTGTAACTATGAGCGAATAG
- a CDS encoding initiation factor 2B related, with the protein MDSLSGEWVRGASWYLEKALEIVANSPDPVSAADAARRVRPGMGSLDFLYLVVRAAAERGLNMREVVRSVATYLDDAKRSLDVSITKARCPRRVATVSFSRAVTRFLELKRSCVEVVYLAESKPGAEFAEALRTYSAFTDVVPIPDSAVGAFEYDAAVVGVDGYYLDAVLNKVGTLPLLAAARARGARTVAVFESYKAVPLASPKPLEVSVELGGRTTAVPIFDKISPRLFDEFITDYGIFRSLDPADLFHKALEKILNKRPE; encoded by the coding sequence ATGGATTCTCTCAGCGGGGAGTGGGTCCGGGGTGCGTCGTGGTATCTTGAAAAGGCGCTGGAGATAGTGGCCAATTCTCCTGACCCCGTCTCAGCCGCCGACGCCGCGAGGCGGGTGCGCCCCGGGATGGGCTCGCTGGACTTCCTCTACCTGGTGGTGCGCGCCGCGGCGGAGAGGGGGCTTAATATGCGGGAGGTTGTCCGTTCCGTGGCTACTTATCTTGACGATGCGAAGAGGAGTCTAGACGTCTCGATAACAAAAGCCAGATGCCCGAGGAGGGTGGCGACTGTGAGCTTCAGCAGGGCGGTGACGAGGTTCCTCGAGCTTAAAAGGAGCTGCGTCGAGGTGGTGTATCTTGCCGAGAGTAAGCCGGGTGCGGAGTTCGCCGAGGCTCTCAGGACGTATTCGGCTTTTACAGATGTGGTGCCTATCCCTGACTCGGCGGTAGGCGCTTTTGAATACGACGCGGCAGTTGTCGGGGTCGACGGGTACTACCTAGACGCCGTCCTCAACAAGGTGGGGACTCTCCCGCTTCTTGCCGCCGCAAGAGCCAGAGGGGCGAGGACGGTGGCGGTTTTCGAGAGCTATAAGGCCGTCCCCTTGGCGAGTCCAAAGCCTCTTGAAGTAAGCGTAGAGCTGGGGGGAAGAACCACGGCGGTTCCGATTTTCGACAAGATTTCTCCCAGACTCTTCGACGAGTTTATTACAGACTACGGAATTTTCAGATCCTTAGACCCGGCAGATCTCTTCCACAAGGCTTTAGAAAAGATTTTAAACAAAAGGCCAGAGTAG